Within Topomyia yanbarensis strain Yona2022 chromosome 2, ASM3024719v1, whole genome shotgun sequence, the genomic segment TAAGTACACCGTCGCACTACACTGTGTTGTAGGCTTTGGCCACGTCGGCGTGGAGGTTTTCCTATTTAGCCTTGTCCAGCACTTCCCTGAAGGAGCCGAGTCCGAGTTCCGGAAGGCGATTTGTCGTGGGTCAAGGAGTTTGTTGTCTTCCAGTCACGTGATCAGTCGTTAATCACCCTCTCCAGGGCTTTCGCGGTATATGGCAGCAAGCTGATTGGCCGAAATTTGAGGGGGCTTGGATGTCCTGGCATTTTTGGGGATGGGTTCTACATAAGCCAGCTTCCACGCCTCTGGGAAGGACACATCTTTCCAGATTGCGTTCAATGAATCTAGGAGAAATGCGTTGATAGCATCTCCGCCTTTCTATCCAAACTAATGGTTCGATGGTTGTTTTCGCCTCTCGTCATCTACCACTCGTATTTGTTTCCGAACCATGGAGAGATGTGGACACCAGTGTTTTTTAAACGGCAAAACAATGATTCGGTGCGTGCGATTATATTTTATAAGCCCCCGAAGTTATTCTTTAGGCCGCTATTGTTCCATTGGACTGCAAGGGAGGAATGTCCTGTGGCAGGGTTGCTGGTTTTCTAGGTGTTAGAGAGGCTACCTGGAATGGATTCGGAGTCGTTCGATTGTTCGTAGTGGGGGTAAAGTGTGGTTGGACTTACCCGGACAAGAGTCACGCCCCCTGCACCAGCAGCCGCCGGAGGATCATCGGTGGTGGCCAGTACAGGAAGAGGGCTTTCTCCCGAAGCGTGCCGATTCCTGTCTCGGCAGTCTTGTTGCTTATTGGTATTGACGTTGTTGGAAAAATGGTCAACTCATACagaataagttttatttttgtatttcgaattcatctcttcAGTAACTGGGTATCTAGCTAGACGATGTATCCAAACTAGCACCCATATTAGCACGAGTTATCAgaagcgtctggctcaaatggcactaGTTAAAcataattgaaaattccaaacagttcacacgacatatgtgaacgttAATCAGaaactgacttgtcccgagtgatgtcccgtgAAGCAAATGCAGatgctctggtttgctgacgagaaagcgaaaacgaactcttgtcttatgGCTAGCGAGCCAAATGCCTGGAATCATCCCAAAAGGAAAAATTcgattaaaccaatttgcgcattaGCGGCACAAAACCatacttaaattaagtttgaatttttgcatttcgaattcatctcggcAGTAAATAGCACCATCTGGATGTCTAGCtggacgatgtatctaaactagtacccaaactCTAGTAGTCAACTGAACGGGACGAGGGTACACACGAACGGATGTAAACCTAGAAGCGTCAGCCTTTTACGAAATTCTCCATGAAGGCGCCGAGGTTCTCACAGATGCCCCACCGAAGCAgcattttttcttgtttatcGAGCTTTAAACTATAGGTCATTCACCCAATCTAGAGCTCTTGCAGTACACATTCGCGCCAGACCATATTGTAGGCTTTCATAGCAACTAGGATGGCGATATCCGCTTGTGTTTTCAGCCTTGCTTTTTTGGTTAGTTTGCCGAGGGATCCTAGGTAGGGTAGGTTCCCTTTACGACTCCGTTGTAGAAGGCGAATTGGCACCTTTCTAGGGATTTACCTTCTAGCCATCGTTTGACACTATCCAaccctatttttatttttaaaataaaatgtcactcgattttttttacaaaaatcgggTTATATGGAAATTGAATAAACTTACTAGCACTCTGcaattttgtttattggggccTTTAACCAAATGATCATTCGCCCATTGACACTATGCATCGCCACATTTTTTTTAAGCAATGTGCCTTTTTCCCgaattaaggttgcacagagaaagcgtaaaattcgcaaacgaaaaaagcagttttttccacaccgtatgtcagatcttcataaaaatcaatcagcagtactgtaacaacattctacatacgctgattgatttttatgaagatctgacatacggtgtggaaaaaaactgctttttcgtttgcgaattttaccctttctctgtgcaaccttaatggACTAGTGCTTCATAAAATAACATGCGACCTTTGTTAACCTTCAGTTAACCGATTAGTGTTATTAATCAAGCTTTCGAAAATTAGTTGATTTGTGCATAATCcattatttgtaaaaatcggacgTTCTAAAAAACAAGTTCTAATCCTCACGACGCCAGTGACAATCCGTATCTCCTCGTATTCTGTACCTACGTCTGAACAGTATACAGATTCTGATTTGAACATGACTGTTAagatgaaactaaaaaaaaaacattttcataagATAAATGCGAGGTTGAAGAAACCGTTTTATTGGAAAATGCGAAAGGTTCAGCTTGGCAGTAACAGACAGAAAAATGTTCAGCTTAATTGGAAAACTCCTACACTAAAAATATTGATAGCTATTTACTGTTCACTCTTCGTTGGAAATCCTTGCCAATCGGAAAGTTCGGACTCTTCGTCATCTTCCACACCAATTAAATGGATTCCATCCCGTAACATAGGCGTTCCTTTACCACGCCCTAGGACACGTGCTACGAACACCAAATGAATTTTAACGCAGGGATCCTCCTTCCCACAAACCGAAATATGTTCTCTTAGAAGCTTCTCCTTATGTgggaaaaattcaattttggcACAGTAATAGCTTTTGTCGTCCTTTTCAATTGGTGTAGTTGGGAATTCTAGCAATCTGCAGTTGACGTTCAGCGGCATAGACTCGTCGACTTCATAGCTGGAGTTTGTCCCAATCTTCAGGCCTGCCTCTATAAGGGCATACGCAGGAATGTTCAGTTCAATGCGATATCTATGTTTTATCTGTAAAAATCCTAGATGAATCATGAGCGACCGACCACCGGGTGCTACTTGATAGATAATGGTATTATCGTGAAGTTCGTCATTGATCACTGTCGCATCGAAATGAACATGATGTTGATCGTGATGACTTTCCTCCATTTTTCGCGCGCTCTTCACGTCTGAAAATATATAAGCACTCTTAATCTGGTGCTATTTTAAGGTGGTCATCAATTGTACTTCTTTCTATTTATCGTCCACGCCACCAATCGTTTGTATGAACGCTGAAACATACCAAAATTCATATTTACTGCTGAAATTTTCACTTTATTTGTCGAGAATGCatctattttaagaaaattatatCACCTGATTAATCTTTTTTCTCACGAAGTTCAATATTACGTTTGCTGCGCTAACCAAACTACGATATTACGCCTAGCGAAATGAGGCTTATTGAACGCGTAAAATATGAATCAGCTACTTTCTTATTCCTAAGATGCTTTTAAACATGAATTGATGTATATGCCAGTGAACTCTCAATGAAAAATTGAATGAATGAAATCACTTATTCTTCGTTATGCTATGTTCCTTCTATACACACCTACGCTTTTAATCAGACTGTTCGGCATTCGTATTTTGCAAGGAAATTGAAACGGTGCGTGAACGTGCGTAAATGATGTATCCctctagaattttttttcagaatagAGTGTTCACGGTTGCCAGATTGCATATAACTCAATATCgatctttgaacaaaaataattcaagcatgatttttgaaaacaacgtaactaacaaatgtaaacaaactgagattAGAGATCGCCGCATTCTACGCATCTTAATGTACATACTGACGAACTTTCGTTTCATTATTCGTTAATGCTGTTGAAAAATGCACTTTCGAAATAATAACGAACAAACAATTGACGCATCAACAGCGCATAAAtcgacatagatttttcattagggcttaaatcgcaaatgtaaacaaactgcgttttcacTATTACGAAATTATGCAACAAAactactacaagattgaggtgaaaattagttaaaatggtttttagttcgatgtataattaaagaaaacaaaacggcgaaacatgcattttcttcgagatttcgacttaggcccttcttctcatatggaatataaaggccaaacttacatttttagacagaagcgggcgtacggttattattcacaaataaaagaataaacggcggttctattatataaatgataagcaatatctactatgatcatgtctactcgatagttgttgcacaataacattcgaatatttcgatattttcatgaaatttgaagaaaagattcacgcgccctttcttttacattgggtttctatgcgcccatttgctgagccctattaaaaagtatactgtcaagctcgcccatttatccagccctacccagcaagacagagtcagtttagcccatttaccgcgcccttctgaaaattatgtacacggtttagcccttccgcaaatggtggttgctgaagggcgaaatcacgactgggatgcaaattgggcgtaagcatttttttagtttctacctactaaaagcacataggaattaaattctttgttatattgtcataaggttcaacgaaaaatgcttccggaaaacacggtcataaagtaatttatacctacaataaaaactacatttagaaaagcttcgccgaatattgaaactgatttttctccatttgagtacattgcgacataggccctaatgaaagatctgtgtcgaaatACAGTTTCGTCATTTTAGTTTCGTTAGTTTTGGTACTGCTGTGACACTTACGTTATTATAATTTAAACGAGTTTTGTAACTAAAtcattcaaatatatttcaatccgAGCTTCAACCTTCTACTAAAATGCTCAATATAGGTAATGTTTCTATAAGGGGAACAAAATCACGCAGATTCTTAATCCTGAATAATATTGTAGAGAAAAAGAGTACAagactcgacaaacatatgattacggcctaaaagccaactgtcaaaatccactttgaatggaaattccggacaaaccgttacacgccaatcacagatgttgataataaacgaaagagaaaagttttctctttcataaactgttgtgaactgtgttcgactagtaacggtttgtctggaatttccattcaaagtggattttgacagttggcttttaggccgtaatcatatgtttgtcgagaagtcATGTTAGTCTAAGCACCACTGATACACTTTcagcacatttttatatttgattCTATAAATCTATCCTAGAGTAGATcaaatctaaatacttgtgacaATGCGAGCagaaataaaatacaaaaaccGACTAATTGAAAAATGTCGAAAGTGTAAGAGTGGTGTTCAGAATAACGAAACTTTTATTTGTCTTCAATACACTATTCAAAAGTGACAAACTACAAATGTTGGTTCTCCTCATCGGAATACTGCCTCGGCGAAGCAGTTCAGTCAtagaattgattaaaaaatgATGACGACTAATCATGAAAGATGAAACTGAAATGACGTAAGTGCAACAAAGATGCCAAAACTAACGAAACTAAAACGATGAAACTGTGAGCTTAATACTAATAATATcgtaactttattttttcttcataacGCTCTTTCGAATATCTTGATCGCGAATGTTCGTTCCATCCAATGAAAAGTCACCTCTGGTGAACATTTTGACTGAATAATTGGTGTAAAAATCGATATGGTTtgtaaatagcatttaaaacaaaactttgaGAATGTCATCGCCATTTTCTCTGTTTGGGTAAAATGCGAGTTTCGCTGTTTTCCAAAATCatatttgaattgtttcaattcTCGACTAACATATGAATACCCTAATAAAAATCATATCAtttaagagcctaacgacctgttcagggtatcatccaaacaatatgtggtatCGTTGCACTATACGGGTTAAAGTTCGcgtataatttattttttattaggtaTGACGTTAAAGTAAGATTGACTTTTTcgtttgcttttttatttatttattttggttGTTTGACACGTTTTAATGCGCTTACTTAACTGAGCCGTGGCTCTTTTAATATTTACAAtgcgtaaataaaaataaataaatctaattGCCATCGGACCTTATGTACGCGATTTGTTACTTCCTACAAAGATCTTCTTGTTGGAGAAATATTAGTTGCATCACCTACTGTTGCTTGGTGGTCACTTATGTCGTTTCCCTTGAGAACCTAGAtactaacccaggttagttgcttcaaacaaacgttttcaatggaactgagttgggttctcgcaaaaccgcggtggtgtgagcgaaaccggaatatatttcaggttggaacccaacttggttttcagttcagtggcgcataacctaggttcgaaactggcttcaaacaaacggtttgacagcagttaggtccgaaagtgagttagtttctgcttcaagcaaaaacgacataagtCGTTTTCGTCCATGCTGTACATGCCAGCATTTGTTGGTACCTGAGCAGCAGCTCCGATTGTTGGTGATTTATTGACATTAATGAGGGCTGTATGTTGGGTTTCCTAGCAGTTGATGTTTTGCTAGAGGCTTTTATACATGGTTTTCCATGTTGCGTCTTCTTGTTATAAAACTGGCAACTAGGGATCTGTTTTTCATttgtgcacagcgtgatttgacatattattctattttttatattttgattatagaggttttaacccaggtgagttgcgtacaaggcaatcgagttaccaactacgctatgcccgtcccctgaTATTATTCTATTTCGTATTGAAAATTCAGATATGCAGGAATAGGTCTTGTCATTCGCATTCTCACAACAATAACAACGTTCGAAATGCCTGGGACAAAAATTTCCAGGTTGcaaacatttcaacaatatggTTGCAATGAAATTATTGCTAGTACGCGGCGATAAATCGTACAGACGCATATCAACCTTATCGAGTGTGATGGAATTGaatcaatatagtggattctaTAGGTGTGGCAATGCTGTATTGCACGTTCGCTCGAATACTGTaaatttattacgtaataaatttCGACTCCATATACTTTCTATATACATGTTGTCCATTTGCTTAACAGAAATCGAGCGAGAGAGCACTATCTAGCATTGCCACACCTTAGAATCCGCCATATTACACTTGAATGACGACGACTTCTGTAAGAATAAGCTGCATTTGTACATTTAATAAAAGTTCTAATTGTTacaatgttttaattgccgcaaggttctactgtatcgattttgttggctgttttcggcaaatttgagactaagagaaacgaaagcaatgtaattgaaagacggataggtattctagagtgaatcagttataaacttagaacggaaaactaggactaggcaggctcatatggtcatgatcgaaagaaaatgtgaagaattctttgccttctgctaaatACGAGTTgagcgttgcacccaagtccaccgcatggtctatggtagaacataactcatcatcatgttttaccgccgttAATATTGTTACATCCTTTAACGACCCCCTCATTTCGgtgtaaaaatcggttttccaatgaaattttttgttcTGTAGAAACAACAAATTTGATTCTATTTTCATTGCACATTTTCCAACTTTTTTACATCGTTTTCATTGTgatgtaacaaaatttgattcatttgtcatGCTGATACACGTAGGCTTTCGACGAAATTCTGACTGATTCCACCTCGTTATCCGGCTCTCGCGtcagttgttgcatttgagctgaaacctagttaagctcagccggaaatgaaccggaatgtTGGCAGGTTCCAGTTCACAacccggctccagtgacacagtTAGAATCGGtatgtgtcactggagccggaatgcgaactggaacctgccaacattccggttcatttccgcctgaactttactgggaatcCACATTTTCCCTTCAGGATTCTGAGTCGATTTCCGAATGGTTTTACCATGTAATGTCAAATTTACTCAATTTGATTCAGAACTCTGGCTGGTTTTCGTCAGAATTCCTGCTAAAATTTTGGATGGGTTTGACTTCTTGTCTTAAAACTTCCCATCAGTGCAGCGAGAGCGACGCGACGTTTGGAGGTTAGTTGAAAAAATCGAAATCGCACTTTAGGATCACTGTTGACAATGGCAACCGGAATATCTCCTACTTTGGCTAGTAAGTTTTACATATCCTCTTATCGGTATTTCAAATTAGAGATTCGGATGTTAAGATTTCAAGGAATATGTGTTTCAAATGATGAAGATTATattataacataaaaatattggcTCATAGTTTATAGCCACTGCAATAGCAAATCATTGGCAGCTTGTTGACGTCATTAATTTCCATGAAGTACGCTTAGTAAATAAAATTCTGTTTTTTGCGATTCAAACAGTTCGTTCCTCTACCGGAGTCGAGGTGTGGAAATCGGACGGATTCAAGGATCCGTTCGTTCCGGACGTAAGGTTTGCTCGGGACgagagcaaactatgtcgtgcTATTGTTTATAGCCCTAATGGACGATTTCTAGCGTGGGCAAATGGTTCCACGGTCCAGATCAGCACGGTTCCCGATTGGACTGTGCAGCACAAGTTGCCTAGGCCAAAGGCATTCTACCTCAAGTTTTCTCCACGGAGCACTTACTTGATGACGTGGGAGATGTACACAGAGAACTCAAAAGATGAAGTAAAAGAAAAACCGAATCTTTTTCTGTATGAGGTAGCCAGTGGTCGGGAAATGTTTTCAATCATTCAGAAACGCCATGCTGACTGGGAAATGCACTGGGCCGCGGACGAGAGTCTCTTCGCTTTGATGGTCGGTGGTGAGGTGCTATTTTACGAAGTTCAGTCTGATGCCGAGTTCCCGAAAAAAGTTACCAAGCGCTTGGGAGGTGCACGACACGGAGGTGTTTCGGTGTCTCCAGGGCCAAGCCCACCGTTTGTAGCTTTCTATGTACCAGGGACAAAGGGGGCTCCGTCTATGTGTCGACTGTTTCGTTACCCGAATCTTGAAGCTAACCAGCCGATTGCTTCCAAAAGTTTCTTCCAGGTTAGTGTGAGTTTATATTAATCGAAGCAAATTGATTGTTCCATTTTATTCACAGGCCGACAAGGTTGAAATGATGTGGAATCAAAAGGGAAACGGACTTTTGCTACTTACAAGTACTGATGTGGATCAAACTGGTGTTTCGTACTATGGCAAACAGGCTCTTCACTTCATGACCACAAAGGGAGATTCGTTTGCAGTCCAACTTAACACCGAAGGATCCATCCATGCTGTATCATGGAGCCCACGCTCAACTGAATTCTGCGTCGTGTACGGTTTTATGCCCTCAAAAGCAACCCTTTTCAATCTGAAGTGCGATGCCGTTTTCGACTTTGGAACTGGGCACCGAAACTCAATTTACTACAACGAGTTTGGCAATATGCTGGTTTTTGGCGGCTTTGGAAACCTTCCCGGATACATTGAGGTCTGGGATCTAAATCAAAAAAAGCTAATCACCGAACATAAAGCGCCCGATACCACGCTGCTTGAGTGGAGCCCAGTGGGTGATAAGTTTTTAACGGCCACGACAGCTCCAAGATTACGAATGTCGAACGGATTCAAGGTTTGGCATTATACTGGAGCACTTTTGCACGAAACTCATTGGCCAGAAAAGCAGGAATTGTTGGAAGTTATCTGGCAAAAGTATGCTCCTGGTACATTAAAAGAAAATACAATTTCCAACGAAAAAATTGAAGGGATCGCCTCCAAAACTCCTCAGGCAAGCAAACAGAAGTATGTGCCACCGGGTATGCGAAATAGTATAACTACTGGAAGTGGAGAAACTGCTTCATCGTCAGCCGCTACTCGGGCACCGATACCAGGCCTTCCACCCGGATATCGCTCTTCTGTTCAACAGGCAAAAgataagaagcaaaaaaacaaatcaaagaacaaAACAAGCCAAGGGCCGACCCAATCTGGAAATAGCAACATATCCAATGGTCAGAACACTAATCGAACTGCATCCGCGGGGGGCGATGATGGTGCAGCTAATGtccaagagaaaaaaaatcgtcccAAATCTGCACCCAATCCGAAACCAGCTCCAATGGACAAAACTGAAAATACACAAGGGACCCCGAAACGACCTCAGACAACTAATAGTGGAGATCCAGAAAAggataaaaagataaaaaacctCAACAAAAAACTCAAGGACATAAGATtgctgaaggaaaaaaatcaacGCGGCGAAAAACTCGAGCAGACGCAAATAGTCAAAATGAACTCAGAACTCGAGCTGATGAAAGAATTGAAAGCTCTAAAAATGTCATAAGCCTGCTCGCGGTATCGtttaatttctgtttttttttctatgtcaTCACTAAACAACGGACTTATTGAGGAATGTATTATTTGCCGCTAGTGTGACGCAAAATCTACATTTTCTTCAAATCAACTATTCCTTTTTACATTAGacaaaaggcaaaaattttGGTATGCTATTTTTTGACTTCCGCTTTATACCTAGCCTCTGTAGGTATGCAAAATATCTTTGTGCATAGCAAAAATCTATGGTTATTCTTTTTTCACCTGGAAATATATGAACCATATAGGTGCCAAGAATTACTCAAACCAAACATTTGATATCTCTCACAAACAAACCGAGCAAGCACAAACGTCTCAGCAGAAGGTGAAAGATCAGTCAATGAAAAGTAATGTTTATTAGCATGACTTATATGCCGCCATGGAGATTTTGATGATCAATAAAAATCATTGAACACAagcgaatttttcagaaaaaaaattagtctTATTCAGTACCGTCGTACCGTTTTCAAATGAATGTGACGATCAAATTCGACTTACGTTTGATTTTGCTGTCATTATTGAAAATGGAAATCACATGcgctgcccataaaagcataagagtcccatattgaaaaacagcaagtcgagaaaaatgctgttcaagaatcttacattttcattgagccttgtggatgggacaaccacgttttgatatttttttcgatattttctaaacaaatctGGTAATCTTGCTTGTGCACTGTGATTCAGTggtaatacagaatacaatccaacagataactcattttcgtcaaaaatccatGCGTTCATTCGAAAAAGCGATACGTCGTAATACAGCATAATGCTAACTGCGTCGACATTCCAGTAATACTGATTTTCGCATTCCCTTTTCTTGAAATCAGTCTAATTTTGAATGTAAAGATCGAAGGACGATGCATGTTTGAAACGCATATAAGTACTACAGTTTAAttccatcaaaaacaattttgttattccCATTTAGACTTTCTTTTCACAAATAGCTCTTTTCCGTCTTCCTGAACAGCCGTGTAATATCCTAGACCTTCGTACTTTGAACGCATGTAGGCAATGTATCCGAAGGTTATTCCAATTGCTACCACTCCGAGACCCATGATTACGACATTCTAGAATTCGATTTCGTACAAAAATTAACTGAAATTCAATAAATGGGATAAATAATACTCTTACTGGCTTTGCGTACAGCTCAAAATTGATAGCCCGGAACACATTGGTTGAACGCATCGACCTTATGCCATCACCAGGTGAAGAAGTCGGCTTTTCCTTTGATTTTATATTCCGTTCATCCTCCATattattattttcaataattatcCTAGGATTAATTTTGCTAATAAATTGACAAATGGAATGTAAACAAAACCCAGTAAAGTTGAGtcagaaatgagccggaattccggctggttccagctagtattccggctccagtgacacagccgattctaactagaatcggttgtcactggagccggaatgtaAGCTGGAATCAGCCGGAATTCCgactcatttccggctgaactttactgggaagaATTGCAATTTGACGCTAGGATAGATTTGACGTtaaaatcacagagaacagacatccatgatcgaacaaaaatatttaaaaaacgtgtgtaaacatttgaattaatatatgataaactccattttggatcgattggattcgcgtttagctgtcaaaaaacgaatccaatgtaacattgcctatccttataacattggacgtgttgccatacaatgccggggcatacgttgccaaaaatgctgtttttctctccgcagttctcttattAGAGTTTTTCTAATAAACTAGCgtcgccacaccaacctatcccaactatccgtcaaatccattccggaaccggttcgataTCCTGTATGgaatcagtatggaatcttgctcaaagaaaacaaccgattccgactctatcggttgatgaatttgagctggaattcctgctggaagtccgaaccgtttccggactagtttgactgggtagaggaataaccgctgtcaattctgtcgaactcagccacaaaaacatgacgacagtagcgcacctggtttggatatcccaactaccttcgaaacggttagagattttacacaagttgaatgctgaagatgaacGTCTGTTCTCTGAGTCAAAATAGTCCTAATTTGAACAGGAATTCTGATTGATTTTTGACAGCATTCTGACTTTAACTCTCAAAAAGTACAACCAAACCTGAGTGCATTTAAGGAGAatgacgacactgtcaaaattggaacaatga encodes:
- the LOC131686072 gene encoding small integral membrane protein 8, which codes for MEDERNIKSKEKPTSSPGDGIRSMRSTNVFRAINFELYAKPNVVIMGLGVVAIGITFGYIAYMRSKYEGLGYYTAVQEDGKELFVKRKSKWE
- the LOC131686068 gene encoding adipose-secreted signaling protein, whose protein sequence is MEESHHDQHHVHFDATVINDELHDNTIIYQVAPGGRSLMIHLGFLQIKHRYRIELNIPAYALIEAGLKIGTNSSYEVDESMPLNVNCRLLEFPTTPIEKDDKSYYCAKIEFFPHKEKLLREHISVCGKEDPCVKIHLVFVARVLGRGKGTPMLRDGIHLIGVEDDEESELSDWQGFPTKSEQ
- the LOC131686063 gene encoding eukaryotic translation initiation factor 2A, whose translation is MATGISPTLAIRSSTGVEVWKSDGFKDPFVPDVRFARDESKLCRAIVYSPNGRFLAWANGSTVQISTVPDWTVQHKLPRPKAFYLKFSPRSTYLMTWEMYTENSKDEVKEKPNLFLYEVASGREMFSIIQKRHADWEMHWAADESLFALMVGGEVLFYEVQSDAEFPKKVTKRLGGARHGGVSVSPGPSPPFVAFYVPGTKGAPSMCRLFRYPNLEANQPIASKSFFQADKVEMMWNQKGNGLLLLTSTDVDQTGVSYYGKQALHFMTTKGDSFAVQLNTEGSIHAVSWSPRSTEFCVVYGFMPSKATLFNLKCDAVFDFGTGHRNSIYYNEFGNMLVFGGFGNLPGYIEVWDLNQKKLITEHKAPDTTLLEWSPVGDKFLTATTAPRLRMSNGFKVWHYTGALLHETHWPEKQELLEVIWQKYAPGTLKENTISNEKIEGIASKTPQASKQKYVPPGMRNSITTGSGETASSSAATRAPIPGLPPGYRSSVQQAKDKKQKNKSKNKTSQGPTQSGNSNISNGQNTNRTASAGGDDGAANVQEKKNRPKSAPNPKPAPMDKTENTQGTPKRPQTTNSGDPEKDKKIKNLNKKLKDIRLLKEKNQRGEKLEQTQIVKMNSELELMKELKALKMS